DNA sequence from the Coregonus clupeaformis isolate EN_2021a chromosome 30, ASM2061545v1, whole genome shotgun sequence genome:
GGCAAAAAAAGAGGCAAACAATGAACATTTCAGATTTGTGAAATGGAAAATTGCAATCATGTTAATCCCTACAAGGTTCCATTGGTGACTTCGGCACTATGCCATGCAGCAGTCTCTCAAGCAGCGTTCAGACTGTTTTTGGGTTCGTTCAAGCTGATGATTAAGTGACTCGCTTGACTATACTGTAATAATAACCACTGGAGAAATGTCAGGCTGCAACCACTACTGTCCTGGTCTTTACGCCGCCTAGTAATTCACCTATGCAGCATGGATGTAGCTCAAAATAGATTTAAAGGCAGCGGTCACAATATCATTTAGGGGAAGGGGTTTTAGGGGGTTGCCCTTCATTGGTTTTATGggagagtgagtcagagagaggtaTGCCACATGAGTGAGAGAGGCCAAAGGTGGAGGAGTGAGAGTGGGAGGTGGGCGGAACCTGCCTGAGAAGAGTACAGcagcagagaggggaggaggagctgCAGCAGGAGGAGAACCAGAAGGAGGAAGGCAGTGGAGGAGGTGTGGCTGAgcgagaggagggatagagaggtggaGGCTTGGGGGACAGTGGGGTTAGAGGTCCTCTGTCTCAGGCAGGGAGGCCATCTCGGAGAGGCGGGCGAGGACACGCAGCATGGCCCTGTTCTCAGCCAGCAGACGCTCGTTGCCGCTCCGCAGTGCCAGAACAGAGAGGGCCTATACACACAGGAAttcagagagacggagagatagaaagagagagcagggggGCAGGCCAGTgcaagggaggaggtagagatataaacacacacaggcattCACGCACAGAGGCAGACGTACACACTGAGGAGCTCCTCAATGACATTCACACACAAAGAGATACTGTAAAAGGAAACAAGAAATAAATCGTCAAAAGAGACATCTATGCAAAAGAAAAGCACAGCAGGGAGCTATCCTTAGGTTTGCTCTCCACAAACCTGGGCAGTTTTAAAAGGCAGTGGCTGGGGAGGTGCTATATGGATTACATAGCTTGTCAGTCATGCTGGGGTGAGAAGAGGGCAGGGGACTTTCAATATAACATTCAATTTGAGCCATAAGTAAGAGAGCCCAATAAGTTATAGGACAATGGAAATGATTAATTTCCCTGGGTTCCCTGGCAAGACTTTGAGGTAAACATCAGTGTGGATCAGTGGAGAGGTATGTGGTTTGATGCCGTTCCTAAGGAAAACCACAGGCAGGCAAGGAGGtagcacacacagagacagaggaaagTAGAGCCCCATGTGGCTCAGAGAGTGGCCTCAGAGGCTTCTCCCCAGAAACCCAGAGAGGAAAAGAAAGTCAGGTAGAAAGGGAAGTTAAGATGAGCCTGAAGGGAGGAGAGAAGctggggagaaagagaagagagaagccGAGTGAGGAGAAGAAGgctagggagaaagagagaaggctagggagaaagagatggaggagatcCAGCTGCTAACACCCCAGGGCACTTTGGAGGAAACCATTTGAAGTCTGCCTTTACTCGGACTGAAAATTCCATGGATATGTCAGACTGTTTCTCTGTGCTGTCTCTGTAAGCCTTTCACAACACACTGTTCTGAAGGACCACTATTAAAAAGTGTATcttggagtggagagagagagagagagagagaggagggagccaGAGGGGTGCGATTGAGAGAGAATACATAATTATCCATCAAGATGTTTTAATGCTCTTGAACTCTTTGATATCTACCAGAGCTGACTTCACTAAGCCCTGTAGATAAATTCACAAATTTTGCCAGTGCTGGAGTTTCAGAGGCTGACAGAAATAATCCTAGCCCTTCATCCAAAAGAAGAAAGAGCCATAGAGAGTAACCAGAATTTCCACACATTGGACAGACACTGTGGCACAGGGAAAAGTGTAGAAACACACCAGTATATGTGAATAGAGAAAAAGCATCTGTATAATGTTGTATGTGCATATCTCTATCCCAGTGAGCAAAACTTGTTGCAATGACGTCCAAACAACCTAGTTTCTGGTTGTAATGACATTACAGCCAGCCTGCGGGGATATGACTTTACATACGTATCTGGTGTATGTGCTCTAACGTAtgcaatgtgtgtgtttgtttgtgtgcacaGACATGTGTTCATGCCCAGGTCTCTAAAGAGGTGAGGTGACAGGCAGGTGTCAATCACTCCTCCGTGGCGTACAGACCAGACCACTCACCGTCCCGTCCCCCCTCCCTGGCCCTGAGCCAGCCTGCCTCATGCTCGGGGCTCAGGGCTGGTACCCACAGCGGAAATTTCTCACTGGGGCAGCTTCCTGCTGAGGCAACATGGGGTCATAACATGGGGTCAAACATTCTGTTCCCGTCTTCCGTCTCACATCTCTGTGTCACATGCTGAGTTGTCATCCTAACCTTTGGATATTGCTAGAAGTGGTTCCGACTTACATCAGGTTCACATCTATTCAGTCCTGAATGATATTCTGCTGCTGTTTTGCTCTCCCCCTTGCTCTTTGAAATGCAGAATATGTGTAGCCTACGACAGACAGCAGGCTGTACTGCTGGGTGTGTCACTGTAGCAGCAGCTTGGAGTTTCTCACTCCTTTTCCTGAGCCCTGACCTTGGCAGGGGATACTCAGAATGATACTGGGTAATGAGCCTGAAGCTTTGACCTACTCCCTCAACCTCACCTTCACCTGTTTGCCTATGCTAACCAACCAGGGCCTTGTACTGACCTCCCCCCTTCCTGTTGCAGTGGAGACCTTACCTTTAGCTCCTCCTCCATGTCTGTTACCCTCTTCTCCAGAGCCTGTTTTTCCTGAGGAAGGGAAATGTTAGAACAGGTCGTTCAGGTCAGAATCATAATGGACGTTAAGATAAGAGTAATTTTTTGATTCCCACACATGATAATGAGCCCATAGTGGAATTAACATACAGAGACCAACACACTACAGTAAAATGACATGGACGACATCAGAAAAAAAGAGACTGAGATCAGAAAAAAAGAGGTGAGTGAAAGAAAATGTCGACATCAAGCTGTCAGGATTGAAAGAGAATTGGAGTGGTGAAATCAAGTAGATGAGGcagataaaaaaagaaaaagaagccCTCAAGATTTATAATAAGTGATAGATACCCTTTTTTCTGATTCAAGTACAGTGGACCTTTCAGATATTCTGTCCTGTTTCTGTAAGACAGAGTGGCACTGTTATCACAAAGTGAAAAAAAAGAATGCAGTGGGTTAAAACTGAATTTTAAATACAGTATGTTTGAAAACTTTGTAGGGGATACACTGGTTCGTTCTCTAATCAGCTTGCAGTTGCCTTGAACAATGTATTGCTAAAATGCAATATGCATGTTGTTGAGACGTGTGAACTAGACTGAACTTAATTAAGATGGTCTACAGATGGCTATACAGGACAGTCTCAGTGTTGTGCGCAGTATCGATTTTGGAGAGGGGCTCTATTGTATGACTGATAGTCATCAGCCAATCAGACCCACTCCTAGTATACTGTACCTGGGTGACTTTGTCCAGCTGGGTGCGTATCTTGGTCAGCTCCTGTTTGCTGTCATCCAGCCGGGACTTGAGCTTGTCATTCTCTGCCAAGGCGTCTTCATACATCTGAAAGAGGACAAACCAAAGGGTTAATGCTTATGCCACTTGGAGATACCTTATCATATGATAACATTTGTCCTATGATAGTCCAGCTCTGATAGCTCTACACCAGGTGAATCAACAAGAATGGGATTGTATTACATTACTCACTTCTTGCCCCATACACAACTTTCTCCTAAATAGGACATGAATGCCATTGTATGTGGGAGAAATAATATGTACATATGTTTTTTTTATCagttagtctcattgagataaaaaaatatatttttcaagaGCAAACTTCTGCATCCCTTCTGGGTTCTACACTAGGCCTACCTTCTTGTAGTCCTCCTGCTTGTTCAGCGCTGCAAGTCTGGTCTCCCTCCGTGTGTAGGAGCTGGTTCTGCCCAGGGGTTCAGCCTTGCTGTCCCCACCACCAGAGTCCGACCTGGGAGGAAGACAGATGCACAGCTCCTTGAGTGGGTGGTTTACAACATCCAGCAACACAGCTGACATTGCAACAGTGACATACATTAAACAAACACTGTTGGAACATTGACATAGAAATATCAATTTGGAGtgctgtatgtacagtaccagtcaaaagtttggacacaccaactcattcaagggtttctctttctttttactattttctacattgtagaataatagtgaagacatcaacactttgaaataacacatatggaatcatgtagtaaccaaaaaagtgttaaacaaatcaaaatatattttatatttgagattcttcaaagtagccactctttgccttgatgacagctttgcacactcttggcattctctcatccagcttcatgaggaatgctttccagcagtcttgaagtagttcccacatatgctgagcacttgttggctgcttttccttcactctgcagtccaactcatcccaaaccatctcaattgggtagaggtcaggtgattgtggagaccaggtcacatgatgcagcactccatcactcttcttggtaaaatagcccttacacagcctggaggtgtgttttgggtcattgtcctgttgaaaaacaaatgatagtcccactaagcgcaaaccagatgggatggc
Encoded proteins:
- the LOC121545625 gene encoding protein phosphatase 1 regulatory subunit 12B isoform X10, producing MSSLYPRTKELSRTRKSLSDSPPSSPSPTAKNFRHDRASRSDSGGGDSKAEPLGRTSSYTRRETRLAALNKQEDYKKMYEDALAENDKLKSRLDDSKQELTKIRTQLDKVTQKQDRISERSTVLESEKREKQALEKRVTDMEEELKVLTELKSDNQRLKDENGALIRVISKLSK